The following DNA comes from Sporichthyaceae bacterium.
GTGATCCTGGAGTCCACCACCTACCCGGGCACCACCGAGGAGATCGTGGTACCCCGGTTGGAGGCGGGCGGCTCACTGCGCGCCGGTCGCGACTTCAAGGTCGGCTTCTCCCCCGAGCGGATCAACCCGGGCGACCCGGTCTACGGGCTGCGGAACACCCCGAAGATCGTCTCCGGGATCGACGAGCCGTCGCTGGCCTCGGTGTCCGAGTTCTTCGGCGAGCTGGTCGACGAGGTGGTCCCGGTCAGCGGAACCCGGGAGGCGGAGCTGGCCAAGCTGCTGGAGAACACCTTCCGGCACGTCAACATCGCGCTGGTCAACGAGCTTGCGGTACTCGCCCACCAGCTCGGCGTGGACATCTGGGAGGTCATCTCCGCGGCGTCCACCAAGCCGTTCGGGTACATGCGGTTCACGCCGGGTCCGGGCGTCGGTGGGCACTGCCTGCCGGTGGATCCCACCTACCTGTCCTGGGTGGTGCAGCGCGACCTGCACCGCACGTTCAAATTCGTGGACCTGGCCAACGACATCAACGACCACATGCCCGATTACGTGGTCGCGCGGTTGACCACCCTGCTGAACAACGACTGCAAGCCGATGCGCAACTCCACGGTGCTGTTGCTCGGGCTGGCCTACAAGCCGAACACCGGTGACATCCGGGAATCGCCCGCGCTGCGCATCATCGAGTTGCTGGGTGACGCCGGCGCGAACATCGAGGCGGTCGACACGCACATCGAGCCGCACCGGGCGCCGACCGGGGTGAAGCTCGTCGACCTGACCGAACAAACCCTGCGGCGGGCCGACGTGGTGGTGCTGATCACCGACCACTCCGACGTCGACTACGACCTGGTCACCACGCACGCGCGGGCGATCTTCGACACCCGCCACCGGTTGCTCGGGAACGTGGAGTACCTCTGATGCTCCCCGCACAACGACGGGTCAGCGTTTTCACCGAGACGCGATTCGGGCGCACCGAGGACGGTCGCTGGGCCGCCGCGGACTCCTCGGGTGCCCGGGAATCCTGGCTGGCCTACCTGCAGGCCGGCGCTCAGGTCACCCTGGTGGGTCGAGCCGACCCCGCGGACGGGCCGAACGCGGTCGGCCTGGACCCGGCCCTGACGCTTCGTCCGTTGCCCTACTACGTGGGCATCGGCGGATTCGCCCGAGCGGCCTGGCCGCTGCTCCGGGAGATCCGCCACAGCGTGCGGGATGCGGACGTGATCGTGCTCCGGCTGCCCGGCGCCATCGGGTCGACCGCCGCCATGATCTGCAAACTGACGGGGCGTGAGTACGTGGCTGACGTGCTCGGTGACCCCGCGGACGTGGCGAAGCAGGGGGCGCTGGGCAACCGAGCAAGAAAAGCAGTGCCGTTGCTGGCCGCGCAGATGCGCTGGCTGGTACGAAACGCGCGCGCCAGCCGCTACGTCACCCGCGAGGCGCTGCAGACGAGATACCCGGCCAGGCCGGGCACCGCGTCCACGGGCATCTCCGACGTGCGGATCACGCCCGAAACGTTGGCCCCGCAGGGCCGCACCCGGCGCGAGGGACGGCTGCACGTGGCGTTGATCGGCACCCAGGAGACCACCTACAAGGGGCACGACGTGCTGTTCGCCGCGATGGCGGCGTTGCGGGCGGAGGGCATCCCGGTGACGGCCAGCCTGATCGGTGGTGGGCGGCTGGAATGGGCCAACAAGGAACTGGCGGCCGGCCTGAACCTGGCCCAGCACACCAGCTTCGAGGGCAACGTGGCCTCCCGGGACGCGGTGATCGCGCATCTGGACTCCGCCGACGTGTTCGTGCTGCCGTCCCGTACCGAGGGCCTGCCCCGGGCGCTGGTCGAAGCGATGGCCCGGGCGCTGCCCGCGGTGGCCACCGACGTCGGCGGCAACCGTGAGCTGCTCGACCCGGAGTTCATCATCGACGTGGATGACCACGCCGCGCTGACCGACCGGCTGCGCCGGCTGTGGGCCGACGCCGAGCTGTGGCAGCAGCAGAGCGCGCGCAACCTGGCGGTCGCGCGCAGCTACTCCGCGGAACGACTCGACGCGGACTTCCAGGCCTGGTTCGCCGGGCTGCCCGGCCAACGCAAGGTCGGGATCATCAAGTGACGGTCACATCAGGCGGGGGCCCGTTGCGGGTTGTGCATGTCTTCGGCACGTTGAACCGCGGTGGCGCGGAGAGCGTGGCGTTGGACCTGTGCCGCAGCATGCCGACCGGCGAGTTCGAGCAGCACTTCTGGTTGTTGGGCAAGGAAAAAGGTGTGCTGGCCGACCTGTTCCAACAGGCCGGTGCGGTGATCTCGCTGTGCCGATTGCGCCCTGCGGTCACCTTCGTGCCGCGGCTGTGGCATCGGTTGCGCGTGCTGCGCCCGAACGTGATGGTCGCCCACGTCAGCGTGGTCAGCGGGTTGATCCTGCTGGTCTCCCGGTTGTCCGGGGTGCCCATCCGGATTGCCCACATGCACAGCGACGGTGACGCCCGCGGCAACGATCTACCGCGACGGGCCTTCCGCGCCGCCATGCGATGGCTGATCAAGCACAACGCCACCGACGTGGTCGGGGTGACCAGCGGCTCGATCGCCTTCGCCGGCGGCGAGCCGCGCTACCGGGTGCTGCCCAACGGCATCGACTTCGCGCGGTACGCCGGTGTGCGGGTGGAGGGAACTGACGCGACGTCAGTGGGCCCGGTGCTCATGCATATCGGCCGGGCCGCGCCGGAGAAGAACCGGGCGTTCCTGTTGCCGGTGCACGACGCGGCCAACGAGATCACCCCCGGCACCACGCTGGTGCTCGTCGGCCCCGGCGGCAGCGATGACCTCGGCCCGTCTGCCGCCCAACGACCGGGTCTGGAACTGGCCGGGGAAACCCGCGAGGTGGAAAAGTACCTCGCCCGCGCCGACGCGCTTCTGCTGCCCTCGCATTGGGAGGGCCTGCCCGGCGTGGTGCTGCAGGCACTGGCCGCGGGCGTGCCGGTGGTCGCCAACGACCTGCCCAGCACCCGCGACATCGCCGCGAAGTACCCCGGCCTGACGGTCCTGTCGACCGACGCGGGCCCCGAGGTGTGGGCGGTGGAGGCGTTGCGTGCCGCCGCGCTGCCCCGGCAGGAACGTCGATCGATCTCCGAGGCCATGTGCGCATCGGAATACCAACTGGACCGCTACGCGCAGGCCTGGAGGGCGCTGTGGACGTCACGCGCATGATCGGCCGGGGGACCGGCCGACGCGGCGGGTTGACGCTGTTGGTGGCCCTGGTCGGGCTGTTCTCCTGGCACTTCCCACTCAGTATCGACTCTCCCGCGCGCACCGCGGCCATCGTCACCGGTGTATGGGCGCTGTGCTTTCTGGCGCTGTCGCGCAGTGACGCCGTGGGCAGTTACCGGCCGAACGCCATGTACATGCTGGTGTTCGGGTTGTTCCACGTGGGCTTCCTGATCGCCACCGCGGCGCGTGGCACCGACGCACTGCACGACGTGGACAGCGGCTGGTTCTATCGGGGCTACACCCCGCAGGCGTTGCACCTGGTGATTCTCGGCATGGTCGCGTTCACCCTGGCCGCACAGCTGATGACCTGGCGATCCGGCCCGCTCAGCACGATCGTCCCGTCGAGCCTCGCCGGCCCGGACGCCGACCGCTACCGGCAGAAGCTGGCCACCGTCGGTCTGCTGGTCGAGGCGATCAGCCTGTTGATCTTCTACAAGGAGGTCGTCCAGGACCGCGGCGGTGGCCTGTTCTCCGGTGGCTACGAGCAGTTCTCTTCCTCGCTTCAGTCCTCCGGCAACTCCAACGGCTATGCGACGTTGGGCATCGGCGTCGGCGCCATCTTCGCCATCGTGGCCGGCGACCGCGCGCGGCTGTGGGGGTGGGCGTTGTTTCTCGGCTACGCGATCCCCGCGCTGCCCATGGGCAACCGCGGTGAGGTGCTGTTCCCGCTGATCCCGATGCTGATCGTGGAGGCCCAGCACGGCCGCAAAGTCCGCAAGCTGTGGACGACGCTGGGCGTGCTGCTCTCGCTGATCGTCATCGGCATCGTGCGAACCGGGCGGACCACCGGCTACTCGGTGCCCACCGGCAAGCAGCTGCTGACCTCGCCGATGGACGCCATCGCCGAGATGGGTTACTCGCTGCGGCCCACCGTCGAGGTGCTCGGCTGGACCAGTCACGGCGAGGGGTATCGGCACGGCGTCACATTGGTCGCGGTGCCGCTGCGGCTGATCGAGAAGCTGACCGGGTGGCACGGCGGCCCGCCGGTGCCGGACGACCGGTTGTTCAACGTCGAGGTCGCACACCGGGTCGGCCCGATCGGTGGGTCACCGGTGGGCGAGGGGTATTACAACTTCGGCCTGCTCGGCGTGCTGCTGACGATGGGCGCGATCGGGCTGTTCGTGGGCTGGCTCAATCAACGCCCGCTGCGCATGCTCGACGCCCGCGTCGCGTTGCTCGTGCCGATGATGGGCAACGTCCGCAACTCTTTCGCCCAGGTGCCCGCGCAGCTCGTGGTCATCGCGGTGCTGCTGGTCGTGGTGCGGGTGTGGTCCAAGCGCGGTCAGGTGCACGTTCCCGTGGTCAAGGGGGTGCGCCATGCTCACGGCAGGCAAGTTCCGGTACGCAATCACGCTTGGGGCTAGCACGCTGCAGGCGGTGCTCAGTTCGGTGACCGCGCTGATCGCCACACGCGATCTGGGGGCGAGCCAGCGCGGCCTGGTGGTCATCGGCATGACCATCGCCTCGATCTTCGGCTTGGTCGCGGGTTCGGGGACCGGCTCGGCCTACCGGTTGCTGCTGCCCAGCCGGGACCCGCAGCTCCGACGCCGGCTGGCCCTCGCGTTCACCTGGTGCTCGCTGCTCGGCACCGTCGTGGTGGTGCCCGCCGCGATGCTGGCCACCAAGCTCTCCGCGCCGATGATCGACCCGGGCCTGGGGACGCACCATTTCTTGTTCGCCACCGGGGTCTACACCGCCGCGTCGGTCGCGCTCATCCAGATTGTCGAGGCGCGCTTCGCCGATGGGCAGTTCCGCCGCGGCGGCATCGCGGGCGGCACCATGGCGCTGGGCGGTTTGATCGGCGTCATTGCCGCTCTGTGCTACGACCGCTCCGCCGCGCTGGCCCTGTTCGGTCAGGGCGCGGGCATCCTGGTGGGTGCCGCCGTCGAGGTGTGGGCGCTGCGTCGGGACGGCCTGGTCGACTTCGGCGTGCCGGCGCCGGGGGAGCTCTCGGCGCTGTGGAAGCGCGGCGCACCCGCACTCGGCTTCACCATCGGATCGGCGTTGGCCTTCCGCGCCGACCGGTACGTGCTCGGTGCCTTCGCGGGCCCCGCCGCCGTCGGCATCTACTCGCTGGCCGCCACCTTCGGTGAGGTACCACGTCTGCTCTACACCGCGGTCGCGCAGTGGTTCCAGCGGCAGGCGGCGCTGGGCCGCCGGCACGCACCGCTGTTCAAGGCGATTCTGCTGGCCTGCGGTATCGCGGCGGTGGTCTCGGTGCCGATCGCGGTGGTCGGGTGGGTGCTGATCGTCCCGGTGTTCGGGTCGGAGTTCGCCGCCGGCCGCTCACTGCTGCTGGTGCTGCTCGTCGCCGAGATCCTGTTCGCGCCGTACCTGGTTGCCGCCCGCGGGCTGCTCGGCCGTGGCTGGATCAAGACCGCGGGCTTGCTGGGTCTGGCGGGCAGCGGCGCCTCCCTGGCCTGCTACGTCGTGTCGGCCCGGGCCGGCGGCGCGATGGGCCTGGCCCTGGGCAGCGGGCTGCTCTATTTGGCTCTTTCTGTCGCGTCCACCGTGCTGTTCCGCGCGCGCAGCGCACGCGACGACGCGCCGGCCGACGACGTTCGCACCGTCTCTGGAGGCTTCGCGATGGTCAAGCGCATCTGGAGGTGGGCTCGGTGCGCCTACCTGAGGAAGACCGACCCGATCGCCGCGGCGCGTGCCATGGGCGTACGGCTCGGTGAGGGGTGCCGCATTCTCTCGATGACCGGGGGGACCTTCGGCTCCGAGCCCTACCTGGTGACGCTCGGCAATCACGTGCAGGTGGGCATCGGGGTGCAGTTCCTGACCCATGAGGGCGGGGTTTGGGTGCTCCGCGAGGAGTTCCCGGACATCGACATCATGGCTCCGATCACCGTCGGCAATAACGTGATGATCGGCATCGACGCCATGATCATGCCGGGCGTCACCGTCGGCGACAACGTGGTGATCGGCGCTCGCTCCCTGGTCACCCGCGACGTCCCGTCGAATTCCGTGGTGGTCGGCCAGCCGGCCCGGGTGATCTTGACGGTCGAGGAGTACCGCGAGAAGGCGCTGCGGATGGCGGTGCACATCCCGCCCGCGCGTAAGCGGGAGTACCTGCAGCACACCTACGGACGCTGAATCGCGCCGTTCCCACCACGCCGCACCGCCCACCGAGGGGAACCCATGGAAACCGCTGCGCCTGCCGTTCGCGGTAAGAGCTCGCGCCTGACCCAACTGGACGCGCTGCGTGCGCTGGCTGCGGTCGCGGTGATGAGCTATCACTACACCCACCGGTTCCCGCAGCTGTACGTGCCGTCGGTGACGCCGCTGTTCACCAACTGGAACCTGGACTACCTGGCGATCTCCACGTTCTTCATGATCAGTGGCTTCGTCATCTTCATGACCGTCGAACGCAGCGCCCGGTTGCGCGACTTCGTGCTCTCTCGGCTGCTGCGGCTCTACCCGATGTACGTGCTGGCCATTGCCATCACCTTCGTCGCCATGCACGTGTTCGGCCCGGCGAACCGTGCGGTGGGGTGGAAGACAGTACTACGTAACCTGACGCTGTTTCAGAACTGGTTGGGCGACGGCGGCCGCAACGTGGACGGCGTCTACTGGACCATCGGCGTCGAGGTCAATTTCTATGTGCTGATCTCACTGGCGTTTCTGTTCGGTTGGCTGCGTGGCCGTCGACTCGGCGTCACCCTGGGCAGCTGGATCGTGCTGTCGTACTACCTCGAGTCGCACTGGGGCGAGTGGGTGCCGGGCAGCATGTACTGGACCCGGGGCTTGGACACCTGGTGGTCGCAGTGCTTCATCTCCGGCATCTGCTGCTACCTGGTGTGGAAGAACGGCGGTCGGTACACCAAGGGAACCGCCGCCGGGCACATCGGTTCGGTCGTGCTGGTCGGCATGCTGCGCAACACCACCATGGCAATTCTGCTGATGGCGCTGATCCTGCTGATGAACCTGGCCGCCAACAAGCGGATTCCGTTCCTGGGCACCGGCATCCTGCCCAAGCTCGGTGTCTGCACCTACGCGCTCTACCTGCTGCACCAGAACCTCGGCTACACGCTGATGCTGCACCTGATGCCGCACACCGGTTACTGGTTCGCGCTGGCGTGCGCCTACACGATGGCCATCGGTCTGGCGCTGCTCGGCACCCACCTGTGGGAGGAGCCGGTACGCGCCAAGGTGCGCGCCAAGCTCAAGGCCACCAAGTTCTTCAGTCCGCTGCCGACCGCCCCGCGTCCGCGTTCGGAGAGTGCACCGGTTATCCCGGAGGGAGTCCACACCAATGACTGATCGACCCAAGGTGCGCGAGCTGGTGCTCGCCGACGTGCACCGGTTGACCGGCCGACGTTCCTGGTTCGACGTGGTCAAGCTGACGATGTTCGGCGAGGTCTACCGGGTCAACGTCGCCTACCGCATCGCCAGCGTCTACCGGAGCCGCCGTGCCCCGCACGCGAAGGTGATCGCGCTGCTGGCCCGGTTGTGGCTGCGCCGGCTGCGGCGCAAGCTCGGCGTCAGCCTGCCGTGCACCGCGAAGGTCGGGCCGGGCCTGCTGATCGGGCACGCCGGGGTCACCTTCATCAGCCCCGGCGCGACCATCGGGCGGGACTGCAACATCGCGCAGAACGTGACCATCGCGCCGGGTAAGGGCGAGCACAACGGTGGCCAGCCGACGCTGGGGGACCGGGTGTACGTGGGGCCCGGGGCGGTGATCTTCGGAGGGGTGACCATTGGCGATGACGTCGCGATCGGCGCCAACTCGGTGGTCACCCGGGACATCCCGGCCGGGTGCACCGCGGTCGGCGCGCCGGCCCGGGTGATGCCGGGCCGGGGGTCGAGCGACTGGGTGAACCGGGTGTCCGAGCCGCGGCCGCGGATCGCCCGGCAGGCGACTGCGGCGGACCGTGTTTGACACCGACGCCGGCACCCGGCCACGGATCATGATCGTGGCCACGGTGCCGGTGTCGCTCTGCACGTTCTTCGCCGGCCAGCCGCGCTTCCTCGCCCAGCACTTCGATGTCACGTTGGTGAGCTCATCGGGTGTCGAGGTGGCGCAGATCGAGGCCGGTGAGGGAGTGCCGGTACGCACCGTGGACATGACCCGACAGATCTCGCCGGGTCGAGACCTGCGATCGCTGCGCGAGCTCACCGGGCTGATGCGTGCCGAGCGACCGGACCTGGTGCACTCCTACACCCCGAAGGCCGGACTGTTGGCCATGCTGGCCGCCCGGGCGACCGGGGTGCCGCACCGGTTCCACACCGTGCAGGGCATGCCGCTGGTCACGGCGGGCGGACCGAAGCGGCTGATCCTGAACGCTACGGAGCGGGCCACGTACCTGGCGGCGACGCGGATCTTCTCGTCCAGTCACAGCCTGTGCGAGCTGATCCCCGGCACGTTCCCGGCCCGACCGCCGGCGGTGATCGGGGGCGGTTCGGTGAACGGCATCGACGGGACCAGGTTCTCCCCCGAAGTGGTGTCCGAGGCCGCGCGCAGGCACCTGCGCGCGGAGCTGGACATCCCGACGGGGGACCGCGTGCTGGTCTTCGTCGGCCGACTGGTCGGTGACAAGGGCGTCACCGAGTTGTTGCAGGCTTTCGATGCACTGGCCGATCCGGCAACCACGCTGCTGCTGGTCGGTGCTGAGGAGCCGGCGCTGGATCCGCTGCCCGTCGCCACCCGGGAACTGATGGACCGACACCCGAAGGTGCGACTGGCCGGCTGGGCCACCGACGTGCGCCCGTACATGTCGATCTCCGACGTGCTGGTGTTGCCCAGCTACCGCGAGGGCTTCGGCATGGTGCTGGCGGAGGCCGGCGCGATGGGCGTGCCGGTGATCGCCACGGACATCCCCGGCTGCCGGGACGTGGTGATCGACGGGGTCAATGGGTTGTTGGTGCCGCCGCGGGATGTCGGGGCGCTCACCGAGGCGTTGGGCCGCGTGCTCGGCGATAACCTGTTGCGCGCGACACTGGCCGCGGACGTCCGGTCGTCCATGTTGGATCGCTACGACCAGCCCATCGTGCAGGCCGCGATCCTGGCGCTATACCGGCAGACGCTGGGGCTGGACGTGTCCGCGGGCGAGGCCGGAGAGCCGCTGCGCCGGGCTGCTTAGCGCCGGCGCAACGTCGTCCGGCGTTTCGGGGCATCAGTAGGGCTCGATAGCCCGAAACACCGGACGAGGTGGGGCTACATCGTCCGGTACCCGCCCCGATGCAACACCCCACGCTCGCCGAGCTCCGCGACATCCTCGTTGTCGACGAGGAGCTCTTGCCAATACCGCAGAACCGTCGCCTCCCGGATCTCGTATTGCGGCGCGGTCCCCTGCGTCAGCCAATCCGCGATCATCAGCGGCTCGTTGAACCCGCACAACGCCCGCGCAGCCGTCGTCCCCGAACACCGCGCGTTGATCTCGAACACGTACGGCACCCCGTCACGCACCCGCAGCTGCACGTTGCACGGGCCGTGTGGCTTGATCAGCTCCATCACATCGCGTACGCAGGCCTCGATGCCCTCGTCGCGGACCGAGAAGCACTTGTGGGTGTCGCCGTGTCGCAGCGTACGGCGCATCACGATGACGCCCTGGCACTTGTCGTCCAGGGTCACCGAGCCGCAGGTGTAGTCCGCACCGTCGATGTACTCCTGAGCCACGAAGTCGCAGAGGTTGTCGATCGCGTCCAGTTCGGCGCGGGAGCGGATCGCATAGACATCGGCCGAGCAGCCGCCCTCGCGCCGCTTGAGGATGAAGGGGTACGCGGGCAGGATCGCGTCGGCCGGGTAGTCGGCCATGTCGACGGTGTACGGCACCGGGATGCCGCCTGCCCGCAACGCGGTGTAGGTCCGGTACTTGTTGTCGGCAATGGCGACAACCTCGGGCGAGGAGACCACCGGGTAGACGCCGGCCGCGAGGAACTCATCGACGGCGTCGGACACGACCGCGAGTTCCGGGTCCAGGCCGGGGAAGAAGATGTCCACGCCCTCGGCAGAGCAGATCTCCAGCACCCGGTTCACGAAGTCGAAGGAACGTGCCATCGGGATTGTGTATGCAGTGCCGGTCGTGTACATGCCCGCGCCCAGTGGGCTGCTGTCCAGCGCGACCACCCGGTATGAGCCCGGGGCCAGGGCCTTGATGATGCTCTGCCCGACGGCGCCACCGGCGCCGGAGACCGCGATTGCTGTCATTACCGTTCCCCCGTGTGTCCTCAGGCCGCCGAGGCCGCCGGATAGTCCATTGGCACCGTGTCCGAGGCGGTGATCTGGTTGGGGAAGTCCCGCCGGATCCACTCCACGTCCTCGACGTCCATTGCCCAGCCCAGCGCACCCAAGTTCTCCGCCAAGTGCTCCGGGGTCGCGCTCTTGCAGATCACCACGACGTTGCGCTGGGAGATCAGCCAGTTCAACGCGACCTGCGTAGGGGTGCGCCCGTAGCGCTGGGCGATGTCCCGAATCATCGCGGGCACCGGCAAGTGGCCGGCCTGCAGCGGACGCCACGCGACGAGCATCACGTCGTTGCTCCGGGCGTGCTCGACCACACCGCGTACCTCCGGCTCGCGGTAGCGCACGTTGTAGTGCACCTGGTTGCAGACCAGCCTGGCGGCAGAGTGTCGCTGCGCCTCGGCAAATCGACGGGGCGTCAGGTTGGCGCCACCGATGTGACGCACCATGCCCTGCTCGATAAGCGCGTTGAACCCACGCATTGCCTCGGCGATGTCCATGCCGGGCTTCGGATAGGTGTGCATGAGGTACAGGTCGATATGGTCGACGCCCAACTTCTTCAAGCTGTTCTGCGCGGCGCGCATGATGCCGTCGTAGGTCTGGTTGACCGCGGAGACCTTGGTGGCGATGACGAACTCGGCGCGGTCCCGGCCGGCCAGAGCGGCGCCGAGGAGTTCCTCCGCGTGCCCGGCTCCGTAACCCTGCGCGGTGTCGAAGTGCCGGATGCCCGCGTCCATCGCCCGGTTCAGCGCGAAGATGTGCTCGCCGTCCCGGCTGTGATCGGCCTGCCAGCTACCGCCGCCGACCTCGGAGAGCCCGAAGCCGTAGGCAGGCAGGGAGAACCCGGAATTGAGGGTCTTCCACGGGATCCTCATGCGCGTGCCTCTCTGTCGTGCCCGATGACGTAGCTCACGGATCACCCGTCCGCCTCCACGGTCGCGACCGGTAGGACCTCGCCCAGCGCGGCACGCGGACTCGGGAAGCCGGGGTTGATCCCGCCCGTTCCGACGATGCCGCCGCGGCACAGCACCGCGAGCACGGTGCGCAGCAGGATTTTCAGGTCCAGGCTCAGCGAGCGGTGCTGGATGTACCACAGGTCGAGTTCGATGCGCTCCGGCCAACTGATTGCGTTGCGGCCGTTGATCTGCGCCCATCCGGTCAGGCCGGGACGCACCGTGAGGCGGCCGCGTTCCCGGCTGGAGTACATGGCGACCTGCTCGGGCAGGGTGGGTCGCGGACCGATCACACTCATCTGGCCGCGCAGGATGTTCCACAACTGGGGCAATTCGTCCAGGCTGGCGGCCCGCAGTAGTCGGCCGGCGGTCGGCGTACGGGCGGCGTCGCTCTCGCCCGCGAACTTCTCCGCGCGCATGGTGCGGAATTTGGCCACCTGGAACACGCGGCCGTCACGGCCGGAGCGTGGCTGGCGGAACAACACCGGGCGTCCCATCGTCAGCATGATGACCGCGGCCACCAGCACCAGCAACGGCGCCAGCAGGGCGGCCGCGAGCAGCGCGGTGATCACGTCGAACACCCGGCGCGCGATGCATCCGCTGCGCCGTACGTTGATCGTGTCGGTCTCTGGACGTGCTTGGTTGTTCGCCATGGTTCCCCCCCGAGAACTGCGAAATATCGGTGCTGAAGCGGTTTGTGTTGTGCTCGGTGCTGACGGTGCCTCAGAATCCCAGGGCCGCCCGTACCGCGTCGATGACGGTGCTCACCTCCTCGTCCCGCAGGGCTGATCCGCTCGGCAGCGTCAATCCGGTGGAGAACAGGTTTTCCGCGGTCCCGTCGACGAAGGCCCGCGCACCGGAGAACACCGGCTGCATGTGCATGGGCTTCCAGAGGTGACGCGCCTCGATGTCTTCCTCGGCCAGGCCCTTGATCACCGTGTCGGCGGAGATCGGGCACCGGGTGGGGTCCAGGGTGATGCAGGTCAGCCAGCAGTTGTCCTCGCGGTCACTACCCATCCCGGTACGACCGAGGAAGCGCAGGCCAGGGATGTCGGACAACCCGAGTACGTACTGAGCACGGATCTCCCGACGGCGGGCGATCATCGAGTCCAGCCGGCTCAGCTGCGCGCGGCCCAGCGCGGCGAGCAGGTTGGACAGCCGGTAGTTGTAGCCGACCTCGGTGTGCTCGTAGTGCGGCACCGGCTGACGGGCCTGGGTGGACAGGTAGCGTGCCCGGGCCAGCAGCGTCAGGTCGTCGGACAGCAGCATGCCGCCGCCGGAGGTGGTCATGATTTTGTTGCCGTTGAACGACAGCGCGGCGGCGCGGCCGAAGCTGCCCGCGGGCTTGCCGTGCTTCGACGCGCCGAGGGCCTCGGCGGCGTCCTCGATGAGCGGGATGCCGTGGTCGGCGAGTACATCGACCAGGGACGGATAGTCCACGCAGCGGCCGAACAGGTCCACCGTCATCACCGCGGCCACCGGGATGCCCTCGGCCTGCAGGCTGTTCACCGCGGTCAGCAGTAGTTCGGGGGAGACGTTGCCGTCCTCGGCCAGCGCGTCCACGAAGACCGGGCTGGCCCCGGTGTAGACCACGGCGTTGGCCGACGCGGCGAAGGTCATCGTGGGCACCACGACCGCGGTGCCGCGTTGGGCCCCGACCTCGAGCAGGGCCAGGTGCAGCGCGGCGGTCCCGGAGGACAGGGCCAGGGCACCGGCGACGCCGCAGCGCTCGGCGATCTCGTCCTCGAACGACTCCACGTGCGGGCCCAACGGGGCCACCCACCCAGAGCGCAGCGCATCGAGGACGAATTGTTCCTCGACATCCGAGATGTCGGCTTTCGACAGATGAATCCGCATCAGCCAATACCGCCGATTTCCATAATTTCTCCCGAAATGCGACTTTCGGTCTGGGCTGGTCTATCTAATTGCTGATGTGATGGATTCGCCCGTCGGAGCTAATTCAAGTTAGAGGTGATGCTGCGTCAGAGCTAAGAAGTTGCGCCGTCCGGTGACCGCGGATCCCCTTGCAAATGAAGCAAACCGCGCGATCACGCCTGCAACGCTAGACGAACCGGGCGGAAGTGAACACGTGCATCACTCACCTCTTGTGTAGGCGCAGTGAATTAATCCGAACGGCGCAACCGTTGAGGGTCGCCGCCGCGAATTGGA
Coding sequences within:
- a CDS encoding aminotransferase class I/II-fold pyridoxal phosphate-dependent enzyme, whose protein sequence is MRIHLSKADISDVEEQFVLDALRSGWVAPLGPHVESFEDEIAERCGVAGALALSSGTAALHLALLEVGAQRGTAVVVPTMTFAASANAVVYTGASPVFVDALAEDGNVSPELLLTAVNSLQAEGIPVAAVMTVDLFGRCVDYPSLVDVLADHGIPLIEDAAEALGASKHGKPAGSFGRAAALSFNGNKIMTTSGGGMLLSDDLTLLARARYLSTQARQPVPHYEHTEVGYNYRLSNLLAALGRAQLSRLDSMIARRREIRAQYVLGLSDIPGLRFLGRTGMGSDREDNCWLTCITLDPTRCPISADTVIKGLAEEDIEARHLWKPMHMQPVFSGARAFVDGTAENLFSTGLTLPSGSALRDEEVSTVIDAVRAALGF